A DNA window from Mariprofundus aestuarium contains the following coding sequences:
- a CDS encoding type IV secretion system DNA-binding domain-containing protein, translating to MNDPELKLRRYINIRNNHLPKIFILVFSLVTVAAFYLLWNEAVFYSIGKHLHFFELIISGKKTFSDYLQILKSKELVHPMLVNITIASLLGLMTGIFSIMPWGKRPDRMTWLYIKDGVHVFEKARDGVKALKQKVGIWKKRGIKVYQGKGGSFRLPYELESKGFLYLGSIGSGKTASMLHAIQSIVERGDKAVIYDYKGDMTQWLAGRDDASLIAFADSRSEAWHIAKDIHNPLLARELAQTIIKETSEPVWGDNARDVLSGALEYLIATKPNQWGFQDVSELLYQDRQAIAKKLKTIGHGAANTIDKPKDDKGANSVMSTVRSGAWIFDILAKAWGNPSSGFSVREWLKDENPDKRIIILRNYPEISAVSNWLLCIIFNQLFGEVLSLKDSKERRIWAIIDELATLPKIPRFEECLVASRSKGFRFMCGIQNFCSMRERYGANIAQTIFSQFSTRIICRVTDADTASSLANDMGGDRRVVRADIKRAKVVSDDGSTTQDWSVVWNERVEPTMMNSSIMNLPDPTEVGRVPAWLYISGFPIAKLEWSFLDIKATASIDEPVEWLNEAAAIQREMEQEIEARAFKAKPFPKQGKLSNPVSEVDEFENLDDIDDFPELDGDS from the coding sequence ATGAATGACCCAGAGCTAAAGCTACGTCGATATATCAATATCAGAAACAACCACCTACCAAAGATATTCATATTGGTTTTCAGCCTAGTAACGGTGGCAGCATTTTATCTGCTTTGGAATGAGGCTGTGTTTTACTCAATAGGAAAGCACCTTCATTTCTTTGAACTCATCATATCAGGTAAAAAGACGTTTTCTGATTACCTTCAAATCTTAAAGTCAAAAGAGCTAGTTCATCCAATGCTAGTAAACATCACTATCGCTTCTCTACTGGGGTTGATGACGGGAATCTTCAGCATCATGCCGTGGGGCAAGCGACCTGACAGAATGACGTGGCTTTATATCAAGGATGGCGTTCATGTGTTTGAGAAAGCACGCGATGGCGTGAAGGCTTTAAAACAGAAAGTAGGCATTTGGAAGAAACGGGGCATTAAAGTTTATCAGGGCAAGGGTGGCTCATTTCGCCTTCCGTATGAGTTGGAGAGCAAAGGGTTCCTTTACCTTGGTTCAATTGGTTCAGGAAAAACAGCCTCAATGCTGCATGCTATCCAATCTATTGTTGAACGTGGCGATAAGGCTGTGATATATGATTATAAGGGTGATATGACTCAATGGCTGGCTGGTCGAGATGATGCTTCCTTGATTGCCTTTGCTGATTCACGCTCAGAGGCATGGCACATCGCTAAGGACATCCATAACCCACTGCTTGCAAGAGAGCTTGCCCAAACAATCATCAAGGAAACCTCCGAGCCAGTATGGGGTGATAATGCCAGAGATGTATTATCTGGTGCACTGGAATACTTGATAGCAACTAAACCCAACCAATGGGGCTTTCAAGATGTATCAGAGTTGCTCTATCAGGATAGACAGGCCATCGCAAAGAAACTGAAAACTATTGGGCATGGCGCAGCAAATACAATTGATAAACCTAAGGACGATAAGGGTGCAAATTCAGTTATGAGCACTGTGCGTTCTGGCGCATGGATATTCGATATTCTAGCCAAAGCTTGGGGTAATCCATCATCTGGCTTTTCAGTTCGGGAGTGGCTGAAAGATGAGAACCCAGATAAGAGAATTATTATTCTTAGGAATTACCCTGAGATTTCAGCCGTATCGAATTGGCTTCTGTGTATCATATTCAATCAGCTATTCGGTGAAGTTCTAAGCCTTAAAGACAGCAAGGAACGCAGGATATGGGCAATCATTGATGAGTTGGCAACCTTGCCCAAGATACCAAGGTTTGAAGAGTGCTTGGTTGCTTCACGCTCAAAAGGCTTCCGCTTCATGTGTGGTATTCAGAACTTTTGTTCGATGCGTGAGAGATATGGGGCAAACATCGCTCAAACTATCTTCTCACAATTTTCGACTCGAATTATTTGCCGAGTAACAGATGCTGATACTGCATCTTCATTGGCAAATGATATGGGCGGAGACCGCCGAGTGGTGCGTGCTGATATTAAACGAGCCAAAGTTGTAAGCGATGATGGGAGCACAACACAGGATTGGAGTGTTGTGTGGAATGAACGAGTTGAGCCGACAATGATGAATAGCTCAATAATGAATCTACCTGACCCAACAGAAGTCGGAAGAGTTCCTGCATGGCTCTATATCTCAGGCTTTCCAATCGCAAAGCTGGAATGGAGTTTCTTAGATATTAAGGCCACGGCCTCAATTGATGAGCCTGTTGAATGGCTCAATGAAGCAGCAGCAATACAACGTGAAATGGAGCAGGAAATTGAAGCCAGAGCATTCAAAGCAAAGCCCTTTCCAAAGCAAGGAAAGCTCAGCAATCCAGTAAGTGAAGTCGATGAGTTCGAGAATTTGGATGATATTGATGATTTCCCTGAACTTGATGGTGATAGCTAA